One window of Quercus robur chromosome 5, dhQueRobu3.1, whole genome shotgun sequence genomic DNA carries:
- the LOC126728001 gene encoding pentatricopeptide repeat-containing protein At4g21065-like, whose product MDFIERMPIEPNVMVWQTLLGACRVHGNIELGEIAAQKILSIMPDYSATYALLSNTNIEKGSYEDGLNLRDTMKEQGVKKGPGYSWISVEGRIHKFYAGDQQHPQKEAIYAKLEELRVKIKYMAYVQDLNSVL is encoded by the coding sequence ATGGATTTTATAGAGAGGATGCCCATTGAGCCCAATGTGATGGTCTGGCAGACCTTGTTGGGAGCATGTAGGGTCCATGGCAACATTGAGTTAGGAGAGATTGCTGCCCAgaaaattctttcaattatgCCCGACTACTCAGCTACCTATGCACTTCTATCCAACACGAATATCGAGAAAGGGAGCTATGAAGATGGTCTTAATTTGAGAGATACGATGAAAGAGCAAGGCGTGAAAAAGGGACCGGGATATAGTTGGATTTCTGTCGAAGGTAGAATCCATAAATTTTATGCAGGTGATCAACAACATCCTCAAAAAGAGGCTATATATGCGAAGTTAGAAGAGTTGAGGGTGAAGATCAAATACATGGCTTATGTCCAAGACTTGAACTCTGTATTGTGA